Proteins from a genomic interval of Sulfurospirillum oryzae:
- a CDS encoding response regulator transcription factor, with product MKILLLEDELMLRSSIEEYLEALGHKVIAFGNGEEAYEAIKKDVFDLLLLDINIPKMSGLALLKALNEIEHAYPTIFISANVDIDDISEAFELGASDYLKKPFHLKELGLRIDKIKKEYEIKNLQHIILSPKYVFSKEQQMLFYNNNVQVLTKKQLQIVTLLCENIGIVVDFEKFRSYVWNDEPIDNASIRAEISRFRKLLKEDFIINLKGVGYKIDKYFPEKNR from the coding sequence ATGAAAATTTTACTGCTTGAAGATGAACTGATGCTTAGAAGCTCCATCGAGGAGTATTTAGAAGCACTTGGGCATAAAGTCATCGCTTTTGGTAACGGTGAAGAGGCGTATGAAGCCATCAAAAAGGATGTGTTTGATCTGTTGCTTTTAGACATTAATATCCCAAAAATGAGTGGGCTGGCTCTCCTTAAAGCGCTCAATGAGATTGAACACGCTTATCCTACTATTTTTATTAGTGCCAATGTTGACATTGATGACATCTCGGAAGCATTTGAGTTAGGCGCGTCAGACTACCTCAAAAAACCTTTTCATCTTAAAGAATTAGGGCTTCGCATTGACAAGATCAAAAAAGAGTATGAGATTAAAAACTTGCAACATATCATTCTCAGCCCCAAATACGTCTTCTCCAAAGAGCAGCAGATGCTCTTTTACAACAACAATGTTCAAGTGCTCACAAAAAAACAGTTACAAATAGTTACATTGCTTTGTGAGAACATAGGCATAGTCGTTGACTTTGAAAAATTCCGCAGTTATGTTTGGAATGATGAACCCATTGATAATGCCTCTATTAGGGCTGAAATAAGCCGATTTCGCAAGCTTCTTAAAGAAGATTTTATTATCAATCTAAAAGGTGTTGGCTATAAGATTGATAAGTACTTTCCCGAAAAAAACCGCTAA